The following nucleotide sequence is from Halomarina litorea.
GTTTACTTGAGAGGAGGAAGGAAGTAGCGATATGCCAGAACTACGACGAGGGGTGAGGGTTATGCTCTTCGCGAGTTCCTATATCCCCCTATTCCTGATTCTGGCAGCTATGTCGTATCCTATTCAGTTTACTCTCTACGGATTCGCCATACCCTGGGTTACGGGAGTGCTTCTTGCTCTCTGTATCATTCCACTCCCGCTCCCATTTCTCATCATGCGGGTTCGCTCTACTGGAACCACCGATTACGAACCGGTCGAGGAGTTCAGACAGCGGAATGATTTGGTGACTAGCTACCTCTTAGTGTACGTCTTCACATACCTCGGACTCAATTACGCCGATTTAGTGAGCTGGCTTTCGTTCCTGATCTTCTTCAGTGTCGTCGCGATCATCCAGCTGCGCTCCGAGCAACTTCACGTCAACCCACTGCTCGCGCTTGCAGGGTACGATATCTACGAGGTCAAGATGGAGCGAGGAGTTCGTCTCGTCGTCAGCAAGCACGAATTGGAGGAGCAACTCGTCCCGCCGGACGACTCAGACGGCGCCCCCGATTACGCATCAGCCGAACGATACCTTGAAATGGCTGAACTTGGCAATGGTGTATATATCACGGTGTGACTGGATGAGTTCAGAGGAACACGTTGACAGGCTCGAACGCGCACTCGACTTTCTCCGAAGCGATCGCCGTACCTCGCAGTACCTTCTCGCCCAACAGGAGGACGACGAATACGAGTTCGGCATTGCTCCTCTCTCGGCACCGATCCTAGATAAGGCGGAGATGATTCTGGAGCAGACACTGGAAACGATGATTTCGGGTGTGACCGAGGGCCCGAAAGACGTTACCGAATTCTCCATCGCAAACACGAATCGGAACATCACCCCCGTTCAGTATCTTCCCGTCGACGATCTCCCAGACGGCGCACGATTAGATTATCTCCTCACCGATCCAAACCTCGGCGAGAAAACGTACGAAGACTGGCCGAACCCTGGGTTGCAAATCATCCGCGTCAAGGAGCCTAGTGGTACGCCACTTCTTGGGCTTCAGGAGTTTACCAATCACCAGGTGGTGGGGAGCAGCAAACCAATCTTGTTCTCTCGCGGCGATCAGCAGTACGACGTCGTCGAAGATAGTCTGTTAA
It contains:
- a CDS encoding Kiwa anti-phage protein KwaB-like domain-containing protein encodes the protein MSSEEHVDRLERALDFLRSDRRTSQYLLAQQEDDEYEFGIAPLSAPILDKAEMILEQTLETMISGVTEGPKDVTEFSIANTNRNITPVQYLPVDDLPDGARLDYLLTDPNLGEKTYEDWPNPGLQIIRVKEPSGTPLLGLQEFTNHQVVGSSKPILFSRGDQQYDVVEDSLLTIPSKVNAVCFDGFVYIYTPKAFERMYDVRGQYEQHTDDVIDGLAGQDIEIADLSVVDTFKNDIRCLRRIHEIKRHNIHETLEPSAVIEVVDEYDVPVIAEQRNGSLVLDIEDGSKRWKLLDLLSDSYLRSDMTENQYNAPNKQMLD